A part of Vigna radiata var. radiata cultivar VC1973A chromosome 11, Vradiata_ver6, whole genome shotgun sequence genomic DNA contains:
- the LOC106777140 gene encoding 40S ribosomal protein S12-like has translation MSGEEVAVAAEAPASIPGEPMDIMTALQLVLRKSLAYGGLARGLHESAKIIEKHAAQLCVLAEDCDQPDYVKLVKALCAEHNVSLLTVPSAKTLGEWAGLCKIDSEGKARKVTGCSCVVVKDFGEQHEAYNVVLQHVKAN, from the exons ATGTCAGG TGAAGAGGTAGCTGTTGCAGCTGAGGCACCTGCTTCCATTCCCGGTGAGCCCATGGACATCATGACTGCTTTACAGCTTGTGCTGAGAAAATCTCTGGCTTACGGTGGTCTTGCAAGAGGTCTTCATGAAAGTGCCAAGATCATTGAGAAGCATGCTGCACAGCTCTGTGTTCTAGCAGAAGACTGTGACCAACCTGATTATGTGAAACTGGTGAAGGCCCTTTGCGCCGAGCACAATGTTAGCCTTTTGACAGTTCCAAGTGCAAAGACCCTTGGAGAATGGGCTGGT tTGTGTAAGATTGATTCAGAGGGAAAGGCTAGGAAGGTAACTGGTTGCTCATGTGTGGTCGTTAAG GATTTTGGCGAGCAACATGAAGCTTATAATGTTGTTCTGCAGCACGTGAAAGCTAACTGA
- the LOC106776833 gene encoding peroxidase 5-like → MDIITLRFLPIISTLVLILVSVSSLASASLKVAFYASTCPSAEEIVRSTVNKAISENSGIAAGLIRMHFHDCFVRGCDGSVLLASTPGNPAERDHFANNPSLRGFEVIEDAKAQLEAACPKTVSCADILALAARDSALKVGGINYDVPTGRRDGRVSVADEAGENLPAPTLSADELVSRFSRKGLSADEMVTLSGAHSIGLSHCSSFSKRLYSFNETLPQDPSMESSYAETLKTKCPAPPSISDPTVSFDPSTPIRLDTKYYDGLINHRGLLTSDQTLFTSQSTRELVLSNANHPANWSQNFAKAMVQMGSIDVLTASNGEIRNHCTFVN, encoded by the exons ATGGATATTATCACTCTCCGCTTCCTTCCAATCATTTCAACTTTGGTTCTCATTCTAGTTTCTGTTTCTTCATTGGCCTCAGCGTCTCTCAAAGTGGCTTTCTACGCCTCCACATGTCCATCTGCGGAGGAAATAGTCAGAAGTACTGTAAACAAAGCCATTTCAGAAAACTCAGGCATAGCAGCTGGTCTCATAAGGATGCATTTCCATGACTGCTTTGTCAGG GGCTGCGATGGTTCCGTGTTGCTAGCATCTACCCCAGGTAACCCAGCAGAAAGAGACCATTTTGCCAACAACCCAAGTTTGCGTGGGTTCGAAGTGATTGAGGACGCCAAGGCACAGTTGGAGGCTGCATGTCCTAAAACGGTGTCGTGCGCAGACATATTGGCCTTGGCAGCAAGAGACAGTGCTCTTAAAGTGGGTGGCATAAACTACGACGTTCCAACAGGACGCAGAGACGGTCGTGTCTCTGTGGCCGATGAAGCGGGAGAGAATCTGCCTGCACCAACCCTGAGCGCCGATGAGCTTGTGAGTAGGTTTTCACGAAAGGGTTTGTCTGCAGATGAAATGGTGACACTTTCAGGAGCCCATTCCATTGGTTTGTCGCATTGTTCTTCCTTCTCTAAGCGGTTGTACTCTTTCAATGAGACCTTGCCGCAAGACCCATCAATGGAGTCTTCCTACGCTGAAACCTTGAAAACAAAGTGTCCTGCGCCACCTTCCATCTCAGACCCAACTGTGTCATTTGATCCTTCCACTCCCATTCGTTTGGACACCAAATACTACGATGGATTGATCAACCACCGAGGCTTGCTCACATCGGATCAGACGCTGTTCACCTCTCAATCCACCAGGGAATTGGTTCTTAGCAATGCCAACCATCCTGCCAATTGGTCTCAGAACTTTGCCAAGGCAATGGTTCAAATGGGTTCCATTGATGTCCTCACTGCTTCCAACGGTGAGATCAGGAACCATTGCACCTTTGTTAATTAA